Sequence from the bacterium Scap17 genome:
GGGTTGAGCAGGTTGTCCGGATCGAAGACCTCCTTGATTCGCCACATCAGGGCATAGGCATCCTTGCCCCACTCAAGCTCTACATAAGGCGCCATGTTGCGACCGGTGCCATGCTCGGCCTTGAGCGAGCCACCATATTCCTGCCCCACCAGCTGCGCGACGTCATCCATCAGCGCCTGATAGCGCTCCACCTCACCTTCGCGCTCGAAGCCTTGCGGGAAGACGAAGTGAAGATTGCCCTCCAGCGCGTGACCAAACAGGATCGCCTGGGAGTAACCATGCCGCTGGAAGACCTCCGTCAGCGCACCGACGCCTTCCGCCAGCCGCTCGATGGGGAAGGCGACATCCTCGATGATCACGGTAGTCCCCAGATCACGCACTGCGCCGACAGCCGGGAACAGGCCCTTGCGGATCTTCCAGTACAGCGCATAACGCTGCGCATCCTGAGTGAAGGCCCACGACTCGCAGGTTTCGATGCCTTCCAGCACGCGGCCCACCTCGGCCATGCGCGCCTCCAACTCCTGATGATGCGCGCCCCGCACATCCACCAGCAGCGCGACCGCCGCTTCCGGCAGGGTGCGCAACTCGTCCGGCATGCCCGGTGCGTCCTCGACGGAGCGCAGCGCCGCGCGGTCCATCAGCTCCACCGCCGCGACCGGCGCCGTCTTCAGCAACATGGTGGCGCGACAGGCTGCATCGATGTTCGGGTAGTACACCAGCGCCGCTGCCTTGTGCGGCTCCTCGATCACGGTGCGATAGGTAATGGAAGCGATGAAACCCAGCGTGCCTTCCGAACCGATCATCAGATGCTTGAGGATCTCGAGACCATCGGCATAGTCGACCAGTGCATTGAGGCTATAGCCGGTAGTGTTCTTGAGCCGGTACTTGTGGCGGATGCGCTCGGCCAGCTCGGGGTCGGCGCGCACACTGGCCGCCATGCGCTCCAGCTCCGCCAGCAGGCCACCATGGCTGGCACGAAAGGCCTGCACACTCTCCGGCGACGCCGTATCCAGGCAGGTGCCATCGGCGAGAATGACGCGCAGGTCCTCGACGGTGCGATAACTGTTGTGTGCCGTGCCGCAGCACATGCCGGACGCATTGTTGGCCGCGATGCCGCCGATCATGCAGCTGTTGATCGAAGCCGGGTCCGGGCCGATCTTGCGCCCGAAGGGGGCCAGCAGCTGATTGGCACGCGCCCCGATCACCCCCGGCTGCAGGCAGATGCGGCTGCCCTGCTCCAGCACCTGCGCCCCTCGCCACTCGCCGCCCAGCTGGATGAGCACCGAATCCGTCAGCGCCTGCCCGGACAGCGACGTCCCTGCCGCACGGAAGGTCACCGGCAGCTTGCGCGTCCGGCACTCGCGCAACACATGCCCCAGCTCCTGCTCGTCATGCACCCGCACCACCAGCTGCGGCACCAGCCGATAGAAGCTGGCATCCGTGCCGTAGGCCAGGGTACGCAGCGGATCATGGATCAGGCGCTCACCGGGAATGTGCTGCGCCAACGCCTCGCGCAGGGCGTCGTAGGCAGCAGCGCGCGCCTGGGGTGAAGCATGCCCGCACATGGCAGGGTGAGCAGTGGAGTCAGGGGCAGCAGCGACGGTCATGGCCAGTCTCTTTATCAGTCAGGATATCTTTCAGGGTATCAGTCAGCACGGATCACGCTTACGGCAGCAGCGGATCACTCAGACCCACCAGATGGAACGCCAGAATGCCCAGCACGCCGGAGGCCAA
This genomic interval carries:
- a CDS encoding FAD-binding oxidoreductase; the encoded protein is MCGHASPQARAAAYDALREALAQHIPGERLIHDPLRTLAYGTDASFYRLVPQLVVRVHDEQELGHVLRECRTRKLPVTFRAAGTSLSGQALTDSVLIQLGGEWRGAQVLEQGSRICLQPGVIGARANQLLAPFGRKIGPDPASINSCMIGGIAANNASGMCCGTAHNSYRTVEDLRVILADGTCLDTASPESVQAFRASHGGLLAELERMAASVRADPELAERIRHKYRLKNTTGYSLNALVDYADGLEILKHLMIGSEGTLGFIASITYRTVIEEPHKAAALVYYPNIDAACRATMLLKTAPVAAVELMDRAALRSVEDAPGMPDELRTLPEAAVALLVDVRGAHHQELEARMAEVGRVLEGIETCESWAFTQDAQRYALYWKIRKGLFPAVGAVRDLGTTVIIEDVAFPIERLAEGVGALTEVFQRHGYSQAILFGHALEGNLHFVFPQGFEREGEVERYQALMDDVAQLVGQEYGGSLKAEHGTGRNMAPYVELEWGKDAYALMWRIKEVFDPDNLLNPEVILTRNPRLHLENLKPLPAADPLVDRCIECGFCESVCPSKNLSLTPRQRIVIRREIARLAALESPDDAQRDQLAALRKEYAYQGMETCAGDGLCATQCPVGINTGDLIRGLRHEENAGADHPGKVKVAQWSGEHFTHITSGMRGVLRLADGLHGVVGTRNMRRLTRAARKVSGDRVQQWSPSMPAAAPRPYLKRLAQPLGRSEAPNGHVVYFPSCATRVFGVATDDRDPRSVTEMALALMDKAGFEVVLPKGGEALCCGMAFQSKGQFEAGDAKAAELAAALVEASDGGRLPIFCDTSPCLAQAQAYAREHLEVSLTLVEPVQLVLDYLLPYLSITPLKAKVAVHVTCSSVRMGLAEQFVALARQCASEVVVPQEITCCGFAGDKGFSTPELNASALKGLKEVVADCDYGVSNSRTCEIGLSEHSGLSYQSILGLVDRASAPR